A single Saccharomyces paradoxus chromosome II, complete sequence DNA region contains:
- the FUI1 gene encoding uridine permease (High affinity uridine permease, localizes to the plasma membrane~similar to YBL042C) — protein sequence MEATPLSDSEFDTWSRTVRDDTILTEDNKKTTKEFELDDAAKISSKTDANVIEKKETDSENNVTIAQDDGMVSWFQRTIEFFEVKHDSTDSVDHKPESPIRTFKDLRESLRATYLYNAELRPVEAKRRTWTWKQYIFFWISGSFNVNTWQISATGLQLGLNWWQTWICIWVGYTFVAFFLILGSKVGNNYHISFPISSRVSFGIYFSIWIVINRVVMACVWNSTLAYIGSQCVQLMLKAIFGVDLNTRIKDTIKNPNLTNFEFMCFMVFWVACLPFLWFPPDKLRHVFALKSAITPFAAFGFLIWTLCKAKGHLALGSLNDNGGAISKTVLAWSVIRAIMSALDNFSTLILNAPDFTRFGKTYKSSVYSQLVALPVCYGIISLIGILSVSAAYTLYGINYWSPLDILNRYLDNYTSGNRAGVFLISFIFAFDQLGANLSGNSIPAGTDLTALLPKFINIRRGSYICALISLAICPWDLLSSSSKFTTALAAYAVFLSAIAGVISADYFIVRKGYVNIFHCYTDKPGSYYMYNKYGTNWRAVVAYIFGIAPNFAGFLGSVGVSVPVGAMKVYYLNYFVGYLISALSYCILVYFYPIKGIPGDAKITDRKWLEEWVEVEEFGTEREAFEEYGGVSTGYEKIRYV from the coding sequence ATGGAGGCAACGCCACTGTCTGATTCTGAATTCGATACCTGGTCGAGGACAGTGAGGGACGACACTATACTGACAGAGgataacaagaaaaccaCAAAGGAGTTCGAATTGGACGATGCAGCTAAAATATCTTCTAAGACTGATGCTAAcgtcattgaaaaaaaagagaccGATTCAGAAAACAATGTAACCATTGCTCAGGATGATGGAATGGTGTCCTGGTTTCAAAGAACTATCGAGTTTTTTGAAGTCAAGCATGACTCTACCGACTCGGTCGATCACAAGCCCGAAAGTCCAATTAGGACATTTAAAGATTTGCGGGAGTCACTACGTGCCACATACTTATACAACGCAGAACTGCGGCCTGTGGAAGCTAAGAGAAGAACGTGGACTTGGAAGCagtacatttttttttggatttctGGGTCCTTTAACGTTAATACATGGCAAATCTCAGCCACTGGGTTACAGTTAGGGCTTAACTGGTGGCAGACTTGGATCTGTATTTGGGTTGGGTACACTTTCGTcgcatttttcttgatacTGGGCTCTAAAGTGGGGAATAATTACCATATCTCTTTCCCCATTTCGTCAAGAGTGTCATTTGGCATCTACTTCTCCATATGGATTGTCATCAACCGTGTTGTCATGGCATGTGTCTGGAATTCGACATTGGCTTATATCGGTAGTCAGTGTGTCCAATTAATGCTAAAGGCTATCTTCGGTGTTGATTTAAATACTAGGATCAAAGACACCATAAAGAACCCCAATTTGACGAACTTCGAATTCATGTGCTTCATGGTCTTCTGGGTCGCGTGTTTACCCTTTCTATGGTTCCCACCTGACAAATTACGTCATGTCTTTGCACTGAAATCCGCCATCACACCATTTGCGGCATTCGgttttttgatttggaCTCTTTGTAAAGCCAAAGGTCATTTGGCGTTGGGTTCTTTGAACGACAACGGTGGCGCCATCAGCAAGACTGTTTTGGCATGGTCTGTCATCAGAGCCATCATGAGCGCCCTGGATAACTTTTCCACTTTGATCCTAAACGCTCCCGATTTCACTAGATTCGGTAAGACCTACAAGTCATCTGTTTATTCGCAATTAGTTGCCCTACCCGTCTGTTATGGCATTATTTCCTTAATCGGTATATTGTCTGTCTCCGCAGCCTATACGCTATACGGCATTAACTATTGGAGTCCCCTAGACATCTTGAACAGATACTTGGATAACTATACTTCGGGGAACAGAGCCGGTGTATTCTTAAtctctttcatttttgcaTTTGACCAGTTGGGTGCTAATTTGTCTGGTAACTCTATCCCTGCAGGTACCGATCTGACTGCACTATTGCctaaatttatcaatatcagACGCGGTTCTTATATTTGTGCTCTGATATCGTTGGCAATTTGCCCCTGGGatttattatcatcatcatcaaagTTCACTACAGCATTAGCAGCGTATGCGGTTTTCTTAAGTGCTATCGCAGGTGTCATTTCAGCTGACTACTTTATTGTCAGAAAGGGTTACgttaatattttccattgcTACACCGACAAACCTGGATCTTACTACATGTACAATAAATACGGTACGAACTGGAGAGCGGTGGTGGCTTATATATTTGGTATCGCTCCCAATTTTGCAGGATTTTTGGGCTCAGTGGGAGTTTCCGTGCCTGTTGGTGCTATGAAAGTTTACTATTTGAACTATTTCGTCGGTTATCTCATCTCAGCATTGAGCTACTGCATTCTAGTATATTTCTACCCAATTAAGGGTATTCCAGGAGATGCCAAGATAACTGACCGTAAATGGCTTGAAGAGTGGGTTGAAGTGGAAGAATTCGGGACCGAAAGAGAAGCGTTTGAAGAATATGGTGGTGTTTCCACTGGCTACGAAAAAATACGATAtgtttaa